In the genome of Oceaniferula marina, one region contains:
- a CDS encoding sigma-70 family RNA polymerase sigma factor, translating to MPQQQQPQSSHRDPDPLAAWAYSDELAQLQAELRAYAASVTGDASAADDIVQEANLAIWHKREQFEEVREGGFRAWAFRITYFKALSHRRDQSRRGWLVFNDDLAQQIAEKAEQMSQGQNLRMEALQTCMEHIKPEQRHLLIHIYGSGESVAQYSKRHQKNTEAMYKTLQRLKKKLQDCVTRKMIPSPINE from the coding sequence ATGCCTCAACAACAACAACCTCAAAGCTCACACCGGGATCCCGACCCCTTGGCTGCATGGGCTTACAGCGATGAGCTCGCGCAGTTGCAAGCCGAGTTACGAGCCTATGCCGCCTCAGTGACCGGCGATGCTTCAGCCGCTGATGATATTGTCCAAGAAGCCAACCTCGCTATCTGGCATAAACGGGAACAATTCGAGGAAGTAAGAGAAGGAGGCTTCCGGGCATGGGCATTCCGAATCACCTATTTTAAAGCCCTCTCCCATCGAAGAGACCAATCCCGCCGGGGTTGGTTGGTTTTTAATGATGACCTGGCGCAGCAAATTGCAGAGAAAGCAGAACAGATGAGCCAGGGGCAAAATCTCCGAATGGAAGCCTTACAAACATGTATGGAGCATATCAAACCCGAACAAAGACACTTATTGATACACATCTACGGGTCCGGAGAATCTGTAGCTCAGTATTCAAAGAGACATCAAAAAAACACCGAAGCCATGTACAAAACATTACAACGGCTTAAGAAAAAACTTCAAGACTGTGTCACCCGGAAAATGATCCCATCCCCGATTAACGAATGA
- a CDS encoding glycosyltransferase family 4 protein translates to MTDVLIHSPFPRQDSQGNTTSALRLQRMLMESGMEVALEDVWYSGVEARWMVALNARRSAGAVAEFMDACPRGRVVVVLTGTDINHPEVQDPESDTCRTMKLADRLVVLHEASLAAVPKDFRDKCVVIHPSVQLPHGLQHKPRRGELFEVLMVGNIRREKNLPLAIEACRLLPQDAGIVVRVYGDAEGDLANRLMEATAGPLPFQWRGKTDHTSLMELMATSDLLLNTSTQEGGANAICEALGMGLPVLASRISGNVGMLGDDYEGLFPSEDAGDLAEMLSRCAENAVFYQRLKLQVCARSDQFMYQKESELWTQLISC, encoded by the coding sequence ATGACGGACGTTTTGATTCACTCTCCTTTTCCTCGACAGGATAGTCAGGGGAATACGACTTCGGCACTGCGCTTGCAGCGCATGTTGATGGAATCCGGTATGGAGGTAGCGTTGGAGGATGTCTGGTACAGTGGGGTGGAAGCGCGCTGGATGGTGGCTTTGAATGCCCGGCGCAGTGCGGGTGCCGTGGCGGAGTTTATGGATGCATGTCCTCGTGGCAGGGTTGTGGTGGTATTGACAGGTACCGATATCAATCATCCTGAAGTGCAGGATCCGGAATCGGACACTTGCAGGACGATGAAGCTGGCGGATCGCCTGGTGGTGTTGCATGAGGCTTCCCTTGCTGCGGTCCCCAAAGATTTTCGGGATAAGTGTGTGGTGATCCACCCCAGTGTTCAGCTTCCTCATGGGCTGCAACACAAGCCCCGGCGTGGAGAGCTTTTTGAGGTGCTGATGGTTGGTAATATCCGACGCGAGAAAAATCTGCCCTTAGCGATTGAGGCCTGTCGGCTGCTACCGCAAGATGCGGGTATCGTCGTCAGAGTGTATGGCGATGCCGAGGGGGATTTGGCCAATCGCTTGATGGAGGCGACGGCCGGTCCTTTGCCGTTTCAATGGAGAGGGAAAACTGACCATACGTCATTGATGGAGCTAATGGCGACTTCGGACCTTTTATTGAACACGTCCACCCAGGAAGGTGGAGCCAATGCCATCTGTGAAGCCCTTGGGATGGGACTGCCGGTGTTGGCGAGCCGGATTTCTGGCAATGTGGGGATGTTGGGTGACGATTACGAAGGTTTGTTTCCATCGGAGGATGCCGGTGACTTGGCTGAAATGTTGAGCCGTTGCGCTGAAAATGCAGTTTTTTATCAGCGGCTGAAATTACAGGTGTGCGCCAGATCGGATCAATTTATGTATCAAAAGGAATCCGAGTTGTGGACTCAATTGATCTCCTGTTGA
- a CDS encoding IclR family transcriptional regulator — protein sequence MSSYRIPSIANTCSIFQLLTSTRKAMTASEIAKELELPRTSVFRILKTLEEEGMVVAMGKNYSVGHRLINLGLQMISHIPERQLCVPVLQELTHRTQESSHFAILSGTHALFIEVCDSPHALRVARRTGSLIDIHCSASGKVLLAHSSPQACEHLLNRIEFTPRTPNTHKSKESLLPELEQVRSQGFAIDDIEYHDNVRCISVPAYNSLGQVIGALGISSADSRFPKSRIPELAKQLKKASQQLSSQLGYQGKV from the coding sequence ATGAGCAGCTACCGTATTCCAAGCATCGCCAACACCTGTTCCATCTTCCAACTGCTGACATCCACCCGCAAGGCGATGACAGCCAGTGAAATTGCCAAGGAGCTGGAACTACCGCGCACCTCGGTATTCCGCATCCTGAAAACGCTCGAAGAAGAAGGCATGGTTGTCGCCATGGGCAAAAACTACTCAGTCGGTCACCGCCTGATCAATCTCGGCCTGCAGATGATTTCCCATATCCCGGAACGCCAACTCTGTGTCCCCGTACTGCAGGAACTGACCCACCGCACTCAGGAATCTTCTCACTTTGCGATTCTCTCCGGAACCCACGCCCTGTTCATCGAAGTCTGTGACAGCCCACATGCGCTCCGAGTGGCGCGCAGGACCGGTTCTCTCATTGATATCCATTGCTCTGCCTCGGGCAAGGTCCTGCTGGCCCACTCATCACCCCAAGCCTGTGAACACCTGCTGAATCGGATCGAGTTCACCCCGCGAACGCCCAACACCCATAAAAGCAAGGAATCCCTGCTCCCGGAGCTCGAACAGGTCCGAAGCCAAGGTTTCGCTATCGATGATATCGAATATCACGATAACGTCCGCTGCATCAGCGTGCCGGCCTACAACTCGCTGGGGCAAGTCATTGGAGCCCTTGGGATTTCCTCCGCCGACTCCCGTTTCCCCAAATCCCGCATCCCCGAACTGGCCAAACAACTGAAAAAAGCTTCTCAGCAACTTTCCTCTCAGCTAGGGTACCAGGGCAAGGTCTAA
- a CDS encoding MG2 domain-containing protein: MTIHITASLAILFGLLCLPTHAVTQHQVTRNQAQKLQKQGNYKEALAIYQKLIKQADNPHPEQDLERAEVCLDKLKRIDEFDQVREQAVSTHPNDPSLLRLAAVRYLYNAHDGSIIAGEFKRGPHRGDHLYADATERDRIRALQLLLSSIKQADKPTGVSYQRLAEASAYNRTGRRSWKLQELSNLDQLPDYRTGDRWGYGGRNPEGAPVRPDGTPLFYSIPESWQAATNDGERWRWALNQQIQINAGQKDIVIKQWADFLHSQFGVQTLASYSWFHRSNEENEQKGILQVHTLKDDETIAKLASGVKRFKLPDDQNFIKIYQDLSTRDPYTADHLVGIYLNRRQHDRAAQLLIDTLERFPKNNSNKTRKKRLQHITGDWGRFDTSSGSFAAGKEAKLDYVFRNAKSVTLTVRPIDTRNMVDNLWKYIEGNPSKLKWDLMNWSNLGEQVVNDTRKKYVGKEIARRSHDLTPRPKHWDTRKSLSVPVSKPGAYLVTANLDQGVSSHTVIWIDSQVIISKSLKNGTLYLVTDAVTGKPVPSATLEFFGYQQKYRKEPSRFRKYDVLSQRFTKTTGDDGSLMLTKTDLGTNYQWMVRGSSDLGTCLLGFSRYRQHHYGESTLKALKSFGITDRPVYQPKQTVFGKFWVREARYDLGDQSTYAGTSFTLHIRDAAGNDLIKDHKLEADTYGGVEYKLDLPEEAKLGTYRVRLTHNKRHIGYHSFQVEEYKKPEYEVSIDAPTDPVILGETFKATVKARYYHGAPVTHAKVKVKVTRNRHNDLWFPAGRWDWLYGNGYGWFDVERPWFPGWKSWGCFCPRPSWWHRGSEAPEMILEQEFDIGADGTVKVEVDTTLAKTMHSDTDHRYSITAEVVDASRRMIVGSGQVIAARKPYQVSVWLDRGYARSGQAIQANVACRSADGKTVNTKGQFVLYQIHIKKEKVEEKEIQRWQTTTEGERNGQLKFQVQHAGQFRLAAIMRDDKGREIEGAILFTVRGDKAANEAGGPIPFSDIELITDKRTYIDGDTVQLLIQTKRPNSTVLLSLRGGQSHRFVKVQGQSSVVEIPVTKKDMPNFFVEAATVSNAKVHTAVREIIVPPEKRILKVEVIPNESRYKPRAKGKVKVRVTDQVGEPVEGSLALTIYDKSIEYISGGSNISDIKSHFWKWKRHFRGGFHDSLSHYEPNVLKRRTESMRNLGVFGHSLADAEFGYSNSAGSGGGGFGRVMRKNNSLRSGAMPLAAPAPAVAMEASADMASDDSFSGSGASDGGAADAPAVMIRKDFADLVKWIGAVETDAQGVAEIPVTFPDNLTTWKIKTWAMSHGTRVGEGTAEVITSKDLIIRLQAPRFFVEKDEVVLSAVVHNDLKTDQQATVSLELEGDTIRSDSPLTQKQTIKAGDEARIDWRCQVLNEGEAVVRMKVITPDDSDAMEMRFPVYVHGILKQSAWSRVIAPEESKTKITIEVPAERRPDQSRLEIRYSPTIAGSIVDALPYLADYPYGCTEQTLNRFVPTVITQKLIREMGINLEDVKNKRANLNPQEIGDDKTRMAQWKRWQRNPVFDAQEVAKMTRQGVDQLGKMQLGNGGWGWFSGYGERAYPHTTAVVVHGLLIAKQNDAKIPERMLNDGIQWLQQYEATQSEHIRMWKKRKKHTKQYADARDALVRMVLAEAGHANKEMLGYLFRDKNHLSVYAKSLAGMACHLAKDEAKRDALIRNIMQFLVYDEENQSAHLKLGNEGYWWFWYGSEIEAHAWFLKLLSATQAKSKEARGLVKYLINNRKHATYWKSTRDTAYCIEAIADYMRASGENHPEAEITVSLDGKKIKTVSINKENLFSYDNKVVINGDALSAGTHLVEVSRKGPDNQTGPLYTNAYLTVFTKEDNIKKTGLEVKVDRAYYKLERIDASETTAGTEGQVVEHKIEKYKRIPLKSEDVLVSGDLVEVELHIHSKNDYEYLMFNDWKPAGLEAVEMRSGYTNNGMGAYMEMHHEKTSFFVRRLPRGEHSLSYRLRAEIPGRFSALPTQAEAMYAPELKANSDEIKIQVKDR, encoded by the coding sequence ATGACCATCCATATCACTGCCAGCCTGGCTATTCTCTTCGGTCTTTTGTGCTTGCCGACCCATGCGGTAACTCAGCATCAGGTCACACGAAACCAGGCCCAAAAGCTCCAAAAACAAGGAAACTACAAGGAAGCCTTGGCGATTTATCAAAAGCTCATCAAGCAAGCAGACAACCCGCATCCCGAGCAAGACCTTGAGCGTGCAGAGGTCTGTCTGGACAAACTTAAACGCATCGACGAGTTCGACCAGGTCCGTGAACAAGCGGTCTCCACCCACCCCAATGACCCGAGCTTACTACGTCTGGCAGCCGTCCGCTACCTCTATAACGCCCACGACGGCTCGATCATCGCAGGCGAGTTCAAACGCGGCCCCCATCGAGGTGACCACCTCTATGCCGACGCGACGGAAAGAGATCGCATCCGGGCACTTCAGTTGCTGCTCAGCTCAATCAAACAGGCAGACAAGCCCACTGGGGTCAGCTACCAGCGACTTGCGGAAGCATCCGCCTACAATCGAACCGGGCGGCGATCGTGGAAGCTTCAAGAGCTCAGCAATCTCGATCAACTCCCCGACTACCGAACAGGTGACCGCTGGGGGTATGGTGGCCGTAACCCGGAGGGTGCACCCGTCCGTCCCGATGGAACCCCGCTTTTCTATTCCATCCCCGAATCCTGGCAGGCCGCCACCAACGATGGAGAACGCTGGCGCTGGGCACTCAACCAACAGATCCAGATCAACGCCGGACAAAAAGATATCGTCATCAAACAATGGGCTGATTTCCTCCACAGCCAGTTTGGCGTCCAAACACTCGCTTCCTATTCATGGTTCCACCGAAGCAATGAAGAAAATGAACAGAAAGGCATTCTCCAAGTGCATACGCTCAAGGACGATGAAACCATCGCCAAACTTGCCAGTGGCGTAAAACGCTTCAAGCTGCCTGACGACCAAAATTTCATCAAGATCTATCAAGACCTCAGCACACGCGACCCCTACACCGCTGACCACCTAGTTGGTATTTACCTAAACCGCCGCCAACACGACCGGGCAGCTCAATTGCTCATCGATACCTTGGAACGGTTCCCGAAAAACAACTCAAACAAAACCAGAAAAAAAAGGCTGCAGCACATCACCGGTGACTGGGGACGCTTCGACACCAGCTCTGGCTCATTCGCCGCAGGCAAAGAGGCCAAGCTCGACTATGTTTTCCGCAATGCGAAGTCCGTCACACTCACCGTTCGCCCCATTGACACCCGGAACATGGTGGATAACCTGTGGAAGTACATCGAAGGCAACCCAAGCAAACTCAAATGGGACCTGATGAATTGGAGCAACCTCGGTGAACAGGTCGTCAATGACACCCGCAAAAAATACGTTGGCAAAGAGATCGCCCGTCGCAGTCATGACCTCACCCCCCGCCCCAAACACTGGGACACCCGCAAAAGCCTCAGCGTGCCCGTCAGCAAACCCGGAGCGTATCTGGTCACAGCGAACCTTGATCAAGGGGTAAGCAGCCACACCGTCATCTGGATCGATTCCCAGGTCATCATCAGTAAAAGCCTAAAAAACGGAACCCTTTACCTTGTCACCGATGCCGTCACCGGCAAGCCGGTTCCTTCAGCGACGCTTGAATTTTTCGGCTATCAACAAAAGTACCGCAAGGAACCCAGTCGATTTCGCAAGTATGACGTCCTCAGCCAGCGTTTCACTAAAACCACAGGCGATGATGGCTCCCTGATGCTGACCAAGACAGATCTTGGGACGAACTACCAATGGATGGTTCGAGGCTCATCCGATCTGGGCACCTGCCTGCTCGGATTCTCGCGTTATCGACAGCACCACTACGGAGAAAGCACCCTCAAGGCGCTCAAGTCTTTTGGCATCACAGACCGACCAGTCTATCAACCGAAACAAACCGTCTTCGGTAAATTCTGGGTGAGAGAAGCTCGCTACGATCTCGGCGACCAATCCACCTACGCCGGAACCAGTTTCACACTGCACATCCGTGACGCCGCCGGAAACGACCTCATCAAAGACCACAAGCTCGAAGCCGATACCTACGGTGGTGTTGAATACAAACTTGACCTCCCCGAAGAAGCCAAACTCGGCACTTACCGGGTCAGACTCACACACAATAAGAGGCACATCGGCTACCACAGCTTTCAGGTGGAAGAATACAAAAAACCGGAATACGAAGTCAGTATCGATGCCCCGACCGACCCCGTCATACTGGGAGAAACGTTCAAAGCAACGGTCAAGGCACGCTACTACCATGGGGCCCCCGTCACTCACGCCAAGGTCAAGGTCAAGGTCACGCGCAACCGCCACAACGACCTCTGGTTCCCTGCCGGACGTTGGGACTGGCTCTATGGCAACGGCTACGGCTGGTTCGATGTCGAACGTCCGTGGTTTCCAGGTTGGAAGTCCTGGGGCTGCTTCTGCCCCCGGCCATCCTGGTGGCACCGAGGTAGTGAAGCCCCGGAAATGATACTCGAGCAAGAGTTCGACATCGGAGCCGATGGCACGGTCAAGGTCGAGGTCGACACCACTCTGGCCAAAACCATGCACAGTGACACCGACCACCGCTACAGCATCACTGCCGAGGTCGTGGATGCCTCACGACGCATGATTGTAGGATCAGGACAGGTTATCGCTGCCCGAAAACCCTACCAAGTCAGCGTCTGGCTTGACCGCGGATACGCCCGCAGCGGTCAAGCTATCCAGGCAAACGTAGCCTGCCGAAGTGCCGATGGAAAAACAGTCAATACCAAGGGCCAATTTGTTCTCTATCAAATCCACATCAAGAAAGAAAAAGTGGAAGAAAAGGAAATTCAACGTTGGCAAACAACCACCGAAGGCGAACGTAACGGCCAGCTCAAGTTTCAAGTCCAACACGCTGGACAATTCCGTCTGGCGGCCATCATGAGAGATGACAAAGGAAGAGAGATCGAAGGCGCTATCCTATTCACGGTCCGCGGAGACAAAGCAGCAAACGAAGCCGGCGGCCCCATTCCTTTCTCCGATATCGAACTGATCACAGATAAGCGCACCTACATCGATGGCGACACGGTTCAATTACTGATCCAAACCAAACGACCAAACAGCACCGTGCTCCTCTCATTGCGCGGTGGGCAGTCCCATCGCTTTGTCAAAGTTCAGGGGCAAAGCAGCGTGGTCGAGATCCCCGTCACTAAAAAAGACATGCCCAATTTCTTTGTCGAAGCCGCCACCGTTTCCAATGCCAAGGTCCACACGGCCGTGCGCGAAATCATCGTACCACCTGAAAAACGCATTCTCAAAGTCGAAGTCATCCCTAACGAATCACGTTACAAACCAAGGGCCAAAGGCAAAGTCAAAGTCCGCGTCACCGATCAAGTGGGCGAGCCAGTCGAAGGATCACTCGCACTCACGATCTATGATAAGTCGATCGAGTATATCTCAGGAGGCAGTAATATCAGCGACATCAAATCTCACTTCTGGAAATGGAAACGGCACTTCCGCGGAGGATTTCACGACTCGCTCTCTCACTACGAACCGAACGTGCTGAAACGAAGAACCGAATCCATGCGCAACCTTGGCGTCTTTGGCCACTCACTCGCGGATGCCGAATTCGGATACTCCAATAGTGCCGGAAGCGGGGGGGGTGGATTCGGGCGCGTCATGAGGAAAAACAATAGCCTGCGTTCTGGAGCAATGCCCCTAGCAGCCCCCGCGCCAGCTGTGGCCATGGAGGCGTCCGCCGACATGGCCTCTGACGACTCCTTTAGTGGTAGCGGGGCAAGCGACGGAGGCGCTGCCGATGCCCCCGCCGTTATGATCCGCAAGGATTTTGCCGATCTGGTCAAGTGGATAGGCGCCGTCGAGACCGATGCCCAGGGGGTCGCCGAAATTCCGGTCACCTTCCCTGACAACCTGACCACTTGGAAAATCAAAACCTGGGCCATGAGCCACGGCACACGCGTTGGCGAAGGGACTGCTGAAGTGATCACCAGCAAGGACCTGATCATCCGCTTGCAAGCACCCCGGTTTTTTGTCGAAAAAGATGAAGTCGTGCTCAGCGCTGTGGTCCACAACGATTTGAAAACCGACCAACAAGCCACGGTCTCACTCGAGTTGGAGGGAGATACCATCCGAAGCGACTCGCCACTGACTCAAAAACAAACCATCAAAGCCGGTGACGAAGCCAGGATCGACTGGCGTTGCCAGGTGCTCAACGAAGGAGAGGCCGTGGTGCGAATGAAGGTCATCACCCCTGACGACTCCGACGCCATGGAGATGCGCTTTCCGGTCTACGTGCACGGCATTCTCAAACAGTCAGCCTGGAGCCGTGTGATCGCCCCCGAAGAAAGCAAGACCAAGATCACGATCGAAGTCCCTGCCGAGCGACGTCCAGATCAGAGCCGACTCGAAATCCGCTACTCACCGACGATTGCCGGAAGTATCGTGGACGCCCTCCCCTACCTCGCAGACTACCCCTACGGCTGCACCGAACAAACATTGAACCGCTTTGTGCCCACCGTGATCACTCAAAAACTGATCCGTGAAATGGGGATCAATCTCGAAGACGTCAAAAACAAACGTGCCAACCTCAATCCGCAGGAAATCGGAGATGACAAAACCCGCATGGCCCAGTGGAAACGCTGGCAACGCAACCCCGTGTTCGATGCTCAGGAAGTGGCCAAGATGACCCGACAAGGTGTCGATCAACTCGGTAAAATGCAGCTCGGCAACGGTGGCTGGGGGTGGTTTTCGGGATACGGAGAACGCGCCTACCCTCATACTACGGCGGTCGTGGTGCATGGCCTGCTTATCGCCAAACAAAACGATGCCAAGATCCCGGAACGTATGCTCAACGACGGCATCCAGTGGCTCCAACAATACGAAGCCACCCAAAGCGAACACATCCGGATGTGGAAAAAGCGGAAGAAACACACCAAACAATACGCCGATGCTCGCGATGCTCTGGTCCGAATGGTGCTTGCCGAAGCTGGCCACGCCAACAAAGAGATGCTGGGCTATCTCTTCCGCGATAAAAATCATCTCTCGGTTTATGCCAAGTCGCTCGCGGGTATGGCTTGCCATCTCGCCAAAGATGAAGCCAAACGAGACGCCCTGATCCGTAACATCATGCAATTTCTCGTCTACGACGAAGAAAACCAATCGGCCCACCTCAAACTCGGCAACGAAGGCTACTGGTGGTTCTGGTATGGATCAGAAATTGAGGCCCACGCCTGGTTCCTGAAACTACTCTCTGCCACCCAAGCCAAAAGCAAAGAAGCTCGAGGGCTGGTGAAGTATCTGATCAACAACCGTAAACATGCCACCTACTGGAAATCCACCCGGGACACCGCCTACTGCATCGAGGCCATCGCCGACTACATGCGGGCCAGTGGAGAAAACCATCCCGAGGCCGAAATCACCGTCAGTCTCGATGGCAAAAAGATCAAAACCGTTTCGATCAACAAAGAAAACCTCTTCAGTTATGACAACAAGGTGGTGATCAACGGTGATGCCCTCAGCGCCGGCACACACCTGGTCGAAGTCAGCCGGAAGGGGCCGGACAATCAAACCGGTCCACTCTACACCAACGCCTACCTCACGGTGTTCACCAAAGAGGACAACATCAAAAAAACCGGACTCGAAGTCAAGGTCGATCGCGCTTACTACAAACTGGAACGCATCGACGCGAGTGAAACCACCGCCGGAACCGAGGGTCAGGTCGTGGAACACAAAATCGAAAAATACAAACGAATCCCACTGAAGTCCGAAGATGTGTTAGTCAGCGGCGATCTCGTCGAGGTCGAGCTGCACATCCACAGTAAAAACGACTACGAATACCTGATGTTTAACGATTGGAAGCCGGCCGGTCTGGAAGCCGTCGAGATGCGCAGTGGTTACACGAACAACGGCATGGGAGCCTACATGGAAATGCATCATGAAAAGACCTCCTTTTTCGTCCGCCGACTACCACGCGGAGAACACAGCCTGAGCTACCGCCTTCGCGCCGAGATCCCAGGCCGCTTCAGCGCCCTGCCCACTCAGGCCGAAGCCATGTATGCCCCCGAACTCAAAGCCAACTCGGATGAGATCAAAATCCAGGTGAAAGATCGGTAA
- a CDS encoding B12-binding domain-containing radical SAM protein, with translation MKFKFILPSLTEAESPFWRPIKYSLFPPLGLATLASYLPPEYEAEIIDQHVQALSLDDRPDVVAIQVYITNAYRAYQIADHYRNKGCYVILGGLHVTSLPDEAQQHADTIILGPAEEAFPRFLEDLKNNQPRERYFSNKRTLNNTPPTRRELIDRKRYLVPNSIVVTRGCPHHCDFCYKDAFYRGGKSFYTQQLDDALQEIERLPGRHLYFLDDHLLGNKRFARDLFNNMKGMNRIFQGAATVNSILDGDLIDLAAEAGLRSVFVGFESLNPNNLKQSNKKQNLGRDYKRLTNRLHDLGIMINGSFVFGLDDDDPNVFQHTVDWAIEAGITTSTFHIATPYPGTAFYQKMEQSKRMLTHNWDLFDTRHATYQPMKMSCPQLEQGYRQSYREFYRWSAITRASLFHGSAKHQLKHFFYTSGWKKFEPLWNLAIQMKKLNLMTPLLETVLAKVTPRQAPASTRPITITSPSTP, from the coding sequence ATGAAATTTAAATTCATCCTTCCTTCGCTGACCGAAGCCGAAAGCCCTTTTTGGCGCCCCATCAAATACTCGCTCTTTCCTCCGCTTGGTCTCGCCACGCTGGCGAGCTATCTCCCCCCTGAGTACGAAGCTGAAATCATCGACCAGCACGTGCAAGCACTCAGTCTGGACGACCGCCCGGATGTCGTTGCCATCCAAGTCTATATCACCAATGCCTACCGCGCTTATCAAATTGCCGATCACTACCGCAATAAAGGATGTTATGTCATCCTTGGCGGACTGCATGTCACCTCACTTCCTGACGAGGCACAACAGCATGCGGATACCATCATTCTCGGCCCTGCTGAGGAGGCATTCCCCCGGTTTTTAGAAGACCTGAAAAACAACCAGCCACGTGAAAGGTATTTTTCAAACAAGAGAACTCTGAACAACACACCACCTACCCGCCGTGAACTCATCGATAGAAAGCGTTACCTCGTACCCAACTCCATCGTTGTTACCCGCGGCTGCCCCCATCACTGCGACTTCTGCTACAAAGACGCTTTTTATCGTGGCGGAAAATCATTTTATACCCAACAACTCGACGATGCACTGCAGGAAATCGAACGCCTCCCCGGCAGACATCTCTATTTTCTCGACGACCACCTACTGGGCAACAAACGATTTGCCAGAGACCTCTTCAACAACATGAAGGGGATGAACCGGATCTTTCAGGGCGCCGCCACCGTCAACTCTATCCTCGACGGCGATCTGATTGATCTCGCCGCAGAAGCCGGATTACGCAGTGTCTTTGTCGGCTTTGAAAGCCTCAACCCTAACAACCTAAAACAAAGCAATAAAAAGCAAAATCTGGGGAGGGACTACAAGCGACTCACGAACAGACTGCATGATCTGGGCATCATGATCAACGGCAGCTTTGTCTTCGGACTGGATGACGACGACCCCAACGTGTTTCAACACACGGTTGACTGGGCTATCGAAGCGGGTATCACCACATCCACCTTTCACATTGCAACCCCGTACCCAGGCACCGCATTTTACCAAAAAATGGAACAGTCCAAGCGCATGCTGACCCATAACTGGGATTTATTCGACACCCGGCATGCAACCTACCAGCCCATGAAAATGAGCTGCCCACAACTCGAACAAGGGTACCGCCAATCTTACCGTGAGTTTTACCGGTGGAGTGCCATCACCAGAGCCAGCCTCTTCCACGGATCAGCAAAACATCAACTTAAACATTTCTTCTACACCAGCGGATGGAAAAAATTTGAGCCACTCTGGAACCTTGCCATCCAAATGAAAAAATTAAACCTCATGACTCCACTGTTAGAAACAGTTCTCGCCAAAGTTACCCCGCGGCAAGCACCAGCGTCAACCCGTCCGATAACCATAACAAGCCCCTCTACCCCGTAA
- the atpC gene encoding ATP synthase F1 subunit epsilon has product MLQLEIVTPEKKIYSGPVHDVYLPGSEGEMGVLEMHAALVTSLVPGELRYTVDGKTEALAVGTGFAEVTQERVLVLTDMAAGEAEIDEAATEAAIERAQQQLDQLDHDHDLEEVAMLEAALAKSFAQLKLKGKYKGLQ; this is encoded by the coding sequence ATGCTCCAACTCGAAATCGTCACACCCGAGAAAAAAATCTACTCCGGTCCGGTCCATGATGTCTATCTGCCCGGATCCGAAGGGGAGATGGGTGTGCTCGAAATGCACGCCGCACTGGTGACCTCACTGGTTCCTGGCGAACTGCGTTACACGGTGGACGGTAAAACCGAGGCGCTTGCCGTCGGAACCGGTTTTGCCGAAGTCACTCAGGAGCGGGTGCTGGTTCTGACCGACATGGCAGCAGGTGAGGCTGAGATTGATGAAGCCGCCACCGAGGCTGCGATTGAGCGGGCCCAGCAGCAGCTCGACCAACTCGACCACGACCACGACCTCGAGGAAGTCGCCATGCTCGAAGCCGCTCTGGCCAAGTCCTTCGCCCAGCTCAAACTCAAGGGCAAATACAAAGGGCTTCAGTAG